A region from the Lemur catta isolate mLemCat1 chromosome 7, mLemCat1.pri, whole genome shotgun sequence genome encodes:
- the LOC123642124 gene encoding olfactory receptor 1020-like, producing the protein MPANKLFILRQDMNNFTTVSEFILLGFRDHPEIQCLLFVVFLVVYMITVVGNLGMILLIKIDSRLHTPMYFFLSNLSLVDFCYSSIIAPNMLVNFWVENPVISFNECATQFFFFGSFAGIEGFLLAVMAYDRYVAICKPLLYTVLMSPHLSALLVLTTYLAGFINAAIHTGFTFQLSFCHSNVINHFFCDIPPLLKLSCSDTHVNEIVIFAFASFNELSCLLMILLSYLYILAAILRIHSAEGRYKTFSTCASHLMVVTIFFGTILFMYLRPSSSYSMDEDKVVSVFYTVVIPMLNPLIYSLRNKEVKASLHKIFQTTSFCFSTSNHQTTGF; encoded by the coding sequence ATGCCagcaaataaattattcattctgAGACAAGATATGAACAACTTTACAACAGTGTCCGAATTTATTCTCCTGGGATTCAGGGATCATCCAGAAATACAATGTCTTCTTTTTGTTGTATTCCTAGTTGTTTATATGATCACTGTTGTAGGAAATCTTGGAATGATCCTATTAATCAAGATCGACTCACGTCTCCACACTCCCATGTACTTTTTCCTCAGTAACTTGTCTCTTGTTGACTTCTGTTATTCTTCTATCATTGCCCCTAATATGCTGGTGAATTTCTGGGTGGAGAACCCAGTCATTTCCTTCAATGAATGTGCCACTCAATTCTTCTTCTTTGGCTCCTTTGCTGGCATTGAGGGTTTTCTGTTGGCTGTGATGGCCTATGACCGTtacgtggccatctgcaagcctcTCCTGTACACGGTCTTGATGTCCCCCCACCTCAGTGCCCTCCTAGTATTGACTACTTATCTTGCAGGCTTTATAAACGCTGCCATTCACACTGGCTTCACCTTCCAGCTGTCTTTCTGCCATTCAAATGTCATCAACCACTTTTTCTGTGACATTCCACCGCTCCTGAAACTCTCTTGCTCTGACACACATGTCAATGAGATTGTCATTTTTGCTTTTGCCAGTTTTAATGAACTGAGCTGCCTCCTGATGATTCTGCTTTCCTACCTCTACATCCTTGCTGCCATCTTGAGGATTCATTCTGCAGAAGGGAGGTACAAAACCTTCTCCACTTGCGCTTCACACTTGATGGTGGTCACCATCTTCTTTGGGACAATCTTGTTCATGTATCTGCGTCCCAGCTCCAGCTACTCTATGGATGAAGACAAAGTGGTGTCTGTGTTTTACACGGTGGTCATCCCCATGCTAAATCCTCTCATCTATAGTCTGAGAAACAAGGAGGTCAAAGCTTCcttacataaaatttttcaaacaacttctttctgcttctctacTTCAAATCATCAAACCACGGGATTTTAG
- the LOC123641833 gene encoding olfactory receptor 1030-like has protein sequence MLKKNYTTVTEFILLGLTNQAELQPVLFVVFLVIYLITVIGNGSMILLIRSDSKLHTPMYFFLSHLSFVDLCYTTNVSPQMLVNFLSKRKTISFVGCFIQFHFFIALVITDYYMLAVMAYDRYVAICKPLLYGSKMSRCVCLSLVAAAYVYGFANGLAQTILMLRLSFCGPNEIKHFYCADPPLMVLACSDTYVKETAMFVVAGSNLTCSLTVILISYIFIFTAILRIRSAEGRHKAFSTCGSHLTAVTIFYGTLFCMYLRPPSEASVEQGKIVAVFYIFVSPVLNPLIYSLRNKEVKRAIKKVIQKKLFVK, from the coding sequence atgttaaagaaaaactatACAACAGTGACTGAGTTTATTCTCCTGGGACTGACAAATCAAGCTGAGCTGCAACCTGTCCTTTTTGTGGTATTCTTAGTAATCTACCTTATCACGGTCATCGGCAATGGGAGCATGATTCTGTTAATCAGAAGTGACTCAAAACTTCACACTCCGATGTACTTCTTCCTCAGTCACCTCTCCTTTGTAGATCTCTGTTACACCACCAATGTCAGTCCTCAGATGCTGGTTAACTTCTTATCCAAGAGAAAAACCATTTCCTTCGTTGGCTGCTTTATacaatttcactttttcattGCCCTGGTGATCACAGACTATTATATGCTCGCAGTGATGGCttatgaccgctatgtggccatctgcaagccttTGTTATATGGTAGCAAAATGTCCAGATGTGTCTGCCTCTCTCTCGTTGCTGCTGCTTATGTTTACGGCTTTGCAAACGGTCTGGCACAAACCATCCTGATGCTTCGTCTGTCCTTCTGTGGACCCAACGAGATCAAGCATTTTTACTGTGCAGACCCACCCCTCATGGTCCTCGCCTGCTCAGATACCTACGTCAAAGAAACTGCCATGTTTGTGGTGGCTGGTTCCAACCTCACCTGCTCTCTCACCGTCATCCTCATCTCCTACATTTTCATCTTCACAGCCATCCTGCGCATCCGCTCTGCTGAGGGCAGGCAcaaggccttctccacctgtggcTCCCATCTGACGGCTGTCACCATCTTTTACGGGACGCTGTTCTGCATGTACCTGAGGCCCCCGTCTGAGGCCTCTGTAGAACAGGGGAAAATCGTAGctgttttttatatctttgtgaGTCCTGTGTTAAACCCGTTGATCTATAGCCTGAGGAACAAAGAAGTTAAAAGAGCAATAAAGAAAGTTATCCAAAAGAAACTGTTTGTTAAATGA
- the LOC123641834 gene encoding olfactory receptor 5M1: MFSPNHTIMTEFILLGLTDNPVLERILFGVFLVVYLVTLSGNLCLIVLIRTDSHLQTPMYFFLGHLSFVDICYSSNITPNMLYIFLSDQKTISYAGCFTQCLLFIALVITELYILAAMALDHYVAICSPLHYSSRMSKNVCVCLVTVSYMCGFLNGLSQALLTFHLSFCGSLEINHFYCADPPLLMLACSDTSVKKMAMFVVAGFTLLSSLSVVLLSYLLIFAAILRMRSAAGRHKAFSTCGSHLTVVTLFYGTLFCMYLRPTSEKSVEESKIIAVFYTFLSPMLNPLIYSLRNKDVILAMQQMIREIFFHKIAL, from the coding sequence ATGTTCTCCCCAAACCACACCATAATGACAGAATTTATTCTCTTGGGACTCACAGATAACCCCGTGCTAGAGAGGATCCTGTTTGGGGTGTTCCTGGTCGTCTACCTAGTCACGCTGTCAGGGAATCTGTGCCTGATCGTGCTGATCCGGACCGATTCCCACCTCCAAACTCCCATGTATTTCTTCCTTGGCCACCTCTCCTTTGTAGACATTTGCTATTCCTCCAATATTACCCCAAATATGCTGTACATTTTCCTCTCAGACCAGAAGACCATCTCCTACGCTGGATGCTTCACACAGTGTCTTCTCTTCATTGCTCTAGTGATCACTGAGCTTTATATCCTTGCTGCAATGGCATTGGACCACTACGTAGCCATTTGCAGTCCTCTGCATTACAGTTCCAGGATGTCCAAGAACGTTTGTGTCTGTCTGGTCACAGTGTCTTATATGTGTGGCTTCCTTAATGGACTGTCTCAGGCACTGCTGACATTTCATCTATCCTTCTGTGGCTCCCTTGAAATCAATCATTTCTACTGCGCTGATCCTCCCCTTTTAATGTTGGCCTGCTCTGACACCTCTGTCAAAAAGATGGCGATGTTTGTTGTGGCTGGCTTTACTCTCTTAAGCTCTCTCTCCGTCGTTCTTCTGTCCTACCTTCTCATTTTTGCGGCTATCTTGAGGATGCGTTCTGCTGCAGGCAGGCACAAAGCCTTTTCCACTTGTGGTTCCCACCTGACTGTAGTAACTCTATTTTACGGAACCCTCTTCTGCATGTACTTAAGGCCTACATCAGAGAAGTCTGTGGAGGAGTCCAAAATAATTGcagtcttttatacttttttgagCCCAATGTTGAACCCATTGATCTACAGCCTAAGGAACAAAGATGTAATTCTTGCCATGCAACAAATGATTAGAGAAATATTCTTTCATAAAATTGCACTTTAG